One window from the genome of Tolypothrix sp. NIES-4075 encodes:
- a CDS encoding AraC family transcriptional regulator produces MQTQPLQINATEPEKLKPILPKPVILSTPVTGWNGFYFAYHRQLNHKIPETCPSQHISAICIEGFQAKMKINKQWQQKSYAASDVAIFPAHQISPAVEFEQELGFIILCLEPEFVHCAAYESVDADNVEIIQQLQSHDPLIQQIGLALKRELEISIVDSRLYAESAANMLAVHLLKRYSARKLNVREYTGGLPKYKLREVLTYINENLDTNLSLAEISAILSKTLTF; encoded by the coding sequence ATGCAAACACAACCTCTGCAAATTAATGCCACCGAACCAGAAAAACTCAAACCAATCCTTCCCAAACCTGTAATTCTCTCCACCCCAGTCACAGGTTGGAATGGTTTTTACTTTGCCTATCATCGACAGTTAAATCATAAAATTCCGGAAACTTGCCCTTCGCAGCACATTAGTGCAATTTGCATTGAAGGTTTTCAAGCAAAAATGAAAATCAACAAACAATGGCAACAAAAATCTTACGCTGCGAGTGATGTAGCAATTTTTCCGGCACATCAAATTTCCCCAGCAGTAGAGTTTGAGCAGGAATTAGGATTTATTATCCTTTGCCTTGAACCAGAATTTGTGCATTGTGCTGCTTATGAATCAGTTGATGCTGATAACGTTGAAATTATCCAGCAACTGCAAAGCCACGATCCATTAATTCAACAAATTGGACTTGCATTAAAAAGAGAATTAGAAATCAGTATAGTTGATAGTCGTCTTTATGCAGAGTCAGCGGCTAATATGCTAGCCGTGCATTTATTAAAACGCTATTCAGCACGAAAACTGAACGTTAGAGAATATACAGGTGGATTGCCAAAGTACAAATTAAGAGAGGTACTGACATATATTAACGAAAACTTAGATACAAACTTATCGCTTGCAGAAATTAGTGCGATATTGAGCAAGACGCTGACATTTTAG
- a CDS encoding carbohydrate ABC transporter permease, whose amino-acid sequence MNRLTPKNWIIIRERLTPYFFLLPALIILGLTVFYPALQAFYLSFTRYEYDITQAPQWVGFANFQRLSKDPVFWQTLVNTLIYLVGVVPILVIAPLILAILVNQKLRGMNWFRAAYYTPVVISMVVAGIAFKWLYAENGLLNQLLKGIFPEGIPWLTSPKFALYSVMAVTIWKGLGYYMVIYLAGLQSIGADVYEAAAIDGSDGISKHWDITVPLMKPYLALVAVISAISATKVFEEVYIMTEGGPRNSSKTIVYYLYEQAFNNLEISYACTIGLVLFLIILSLSIVRLLLNGVNL is encoded by the coding sequence ATGAATAGATTGACACCCAAAAATTGGATTATTATCAGAGAGCGATTAACTCCCTACTTCTTTTTGCTACCCGCATTAATTATCTTAGGCTTAACCGTCTTTTATCCAGCACTGCAAGCGTTTTACCTCAGCTTTACCCGCTACGAATACGACATTACCCAAGCACCGCAATGGGTAGGTTTTGCCAACTTCCAGCGCTTATCCAAAGACCCAGTTTTCTGGCAAACTTTAGTTAATACACTGATTTATCTTGTCGGTGTAGTGCCCATTTTAGTAATCGCCCCCTTAATTTTGGCAATTTTGGTAAATCAAAAACTACGGGGAATGAATTGGTTTCGAGCAGCTTACTACACACCAGTAGTAATTTCAATGGTAGTTGCAGGAATCGCCTTCAAATGGCTGTATGCCGAAAACGGCTTACTCAACCAATTACTTAAAGGCATTTTTCCCGAAGGAATTCCTTGGTTAACTAGCCCCAAATTTGCCCTTTATAGTGTGATGGCAGTCACCATCTGGAAAGGATTAGGCTATTACATGGTGATTTATTTAGCCGGCTTGCAATCAATTGGTGCCGATGTCTACGAAGCCGCAGCAATTGATGGTTCAGATGGAATTAGCAAACACTGGGATATTACCGTCCCCTTGATGAAACCTTATTTAGCATTAGTAGCAGTAATTTCTGCCATTTCTGCCACCAAAGTATTTGAAGAAGTCTACATCATGACTGAAGGTGGACCGCGTAACAGTTCCAAAACGATAGTTTATTATCTTTACGAACAAGCATTTAATAACTTAGAAATTAGTTATGCTTGCACAATTGGGCTGGTGCTATTTTTAATAATTTTAAGCTTATCTATTGTGCGACTATTACTTAATGGAGTGAATTTATAA
- a CDS encoding DUF3891 family protein — MIANQHEKGWEVIYHRAHALLAAELAGHWNAKDRPIRWLETIAAISHHDDLEREWQGNHLNEAGGPLDFTLEKKTDINKLRSHTQNARYRGRWVAMLTSMHMSLLNEGKRGESKELDSFLDEQLENQKQWRKELNITKDEAADAYAFFEWCDRLSLILCNHELPDGERALEITSHLNNTRYDVMQRSDGTVTVQPWAFQEQEFTVRVEACYLDQMQFNTNDELTEALQTAPIKTLEWKFVK, encoded by the coding sequence ATGATTGCTAATCAACATGAGAAGGGATGGGAAGTTATTTATCATCGCGCACATGCTTTGCTGGCTGCTGAATTGGCGGGACACTGGAATGCAAAAGACCGTCCGATACGCTGGCTGGAAACGATCGCTGCAATTTCCCATCACGATGATTTGGAACGCGAGTGGCAAGGTAATCACCTCAATGAAGCTGGTGGACCTCTAGATTTTACTTTAGAAAAGAAGACCGATATTAATAAGCTGCGATCGCATACGCAAAATGCCCGCTATCGAGGACGATGGGTGGCAATGCTAACTTCTATGCACATGAGCTTGCTCAATGAAGGTAAGCGCGGTGAATCAAAAGAATTGGATAGTTTTCTCGATGAACAATTAGAAAATCAAAAGCAATGGCGCAAGGAGTTAAATATTACCAAAGATGAAGCCGCTGATGCTTATGCTTTTTTTGAATGGTGCGATCGCTTGTCACTCATTCTCTGCAATCACGAGTTACCTGATGGTGAACGTGCTTTAGAAATTACTTCTCATCTAAATAATACACGCTACGATGTTATGCAACGCAGCGATGGTACTGTCACTGTACAACCTTGGGCTTTTCAAGAGCAAGAATTTACTGTCAGAGTCGAAGCTTGCTATCTCGATCAAATGCAATTTAACACTAATGACGAACTCACTGAGGCGCTTCAAACAGCACCAATCAAAACATTAGAGTGGAAATTTGTCAAGTAG
- a CDS encoding alpha/beta fold hydrolase: protein MSQLGNADYFVERGTIRSGSFELGYSIEGSGKPALVIGSSIYYPRTFSAELRRELKLIFVDHRGFSKPVGEVTKSDYALDVILADVELIRQHLALSEIVVIGHSGHGYMALEYAKRYPTHVTHLVIIATGPSHSAAHAKLTEEYWPEAVCPERKAKLESDLRLLYDEIAAAPEKRFITYCIRQGARSWYDPTFDATPLWSDVHVNMDMFDYIFGEVFRDIEIANGLADLDIPVLLALGRFDYLVAPYFAWEPYRASFRDLTVRVFDKSSHTPQLEESGLFDNELLHWIARSGDAS, encoded by the coding sequence ATGTCCCAACTCGGAAATGCCGATTACTTCGTCGAGCGCGGAACGATTCGCTCCGGAAGTTTTGAACTGGGTTATTCGATTGAGGGCAGCGGTAAACCAGCCCTCGTAATCGGTAGCTCAATTTATTATCCAAGAACCTTCTCAGCCGAATTGCGGCGGGAGCTAAAGTTAATCTTCGTCGATCACAGAGGCTTTTCCAAACCTGTCGGTGAGGTCACGAAGTCCGACTATGCACTCGACGTGATTTTAGCCGATGTGGAGCTAATCCGGCAGCATCTGGCGTTGTCAGAAATCGTGGTCATTGGACACTCCGGTCACGGTTACATGGCACTTGAATATGCCAAGAGGTATCCTACTCATGTGACGCACCTCGTTATAATCGCCACTGGTCCAAGCCATAGCGCTGCTCACGCCAAATTGACCGAGGAGTATTGGCCAGAAGCGGTTTGTCCCGAACGTAAGGCAAAACTCGAAAGCGATTTACGACTGCTGTATGATGAAATCGCCGCTGCGCCGGAAAAACGGTTCATCACCTACTGCATCCGACAGGGAGCCAGAAGCTGGTATGACCCAACTTTCGACGCGACACCGCTGTGGTCAGATGTCCACGTCAACATGGACATGTTCGACTATATTTTCGGCGAGGTGTTTCGCGACATCGAGATCGCCAACGGACTCGCCGATCTCGATATCCCCGTATTGCTGGCGTTGGGACGTTTCGACTATCTGGTTGCCCCATACTTTGCTTGGGAGCCGTATCGTGCGAGTTTCCGCGATCTGACTGTCAGAGTGTTCGATAAAAGCAGTCACACGCCTCAACTTGAAGAGAGTGGGCTCTTCGATAACGAGCTGCTGCACTGGATCGCAAGAAGCGGTGACGCTTCCTAA
- a CDS encoding 4Fe-4S single cluster domain-containing protein, protein MEKQSINPSPALEEIPPGCLNIMGYIDESEVNGPGCRAVVWVQGCLRECPGCFNVESWSFEINQLISIDSLAEKILSNPRNTGVTFSGGEPFWQAPALASLARQLKAAGLNVMSFTGFTLEKLQSESAPAGAQELLTQLDILIDGAFVESKAINSPNSPVSSTNQRVHVLNPAFQDQITWASDQIEIHVLKDGSRIITGYRGSWVEQS, encoded by the coding sequence ATGGAAAAACAATCAATCAACCCATCCCCAGCACTCGAAGAAATTCCCCCTGGCTGTCTCAACATCATGGGTTATATTGATGAGTCAGAAGTCAACGGTCCTGGTTGTCGGGCTGTAGTGTGGGTGCAAGGTTGTTTGCGCGAGTGTCCAGGCTGCTTTAATGTTGAATCTTGGTCGTTTGAGATTAACCAACTGATTTCTATTGACAGCCTCGCCGAAAAAATCCTCAGTAATCCTCGCAACACAGGTGTAACATTTTCTGGGGGAGAACCTTTTTGGCAAGCACCCGCGCTGGCAAGTTTGGCGCGTCAGCTAAAAGCCGCAGGACTAAATGTGATGTCTTTTACAGGCTTCACCTTAGAGAAACTACAGTCAGAATCAGCACCAGCAGGGGCACAAGAGTTGTTAACACAGCTTGATATTCTGATTGATGGGGCTTTTGTCGAGTCAAAAGCAATTAATTCTCCTAATTCCCCGGTGTCTTCTACTAACCAGCGGGTGCATGTGCTTAATCCAGCCTTCCAAGACCAGATTACCTGGGCAAGCGACCAAATAGAAATTCATGTCCTCAAAGATGGTAGCCGCATCATTACTGGTTATCGCGGTAGTTGGGTAGAGCAATCTTAA
- a CDS encoding MerR family DNA-binding transcriptional regulator gives METELTIQQVATLTGLSVHTLRYYERNGLLELVNRAANGHRRYLTDDITRIEFLTRLRTTKMPIRLPCTGGLYYINRIALSFLG, from the coding sequence ATGGAAACAGAACTGACGATTCAACAGGTGGCGACGCTTACCGGGTTAAGTGTGCATACACTTCGCTATTATGAGCGCAACGGGCTATTAGAGCTAGTCAACCGAGCGGCAAATGGTCATCGTCGTTATCTTACTGACGATATTACGCGAATAGAGTTTTTGACTCGATTGCGAACAACAAAAATGCCAATTCGTCTGCCCTGTACTGGAGGGCTTTATTATATCAATCGCATTGCACTATCTTTTCTAGGGTAA
- the gatB gene encoding Asp-tRNA(Asn)/Glu-tRNA(Gln) amidotransferase subunit GatB, translating to MTSSALVKTEYEAIIGLETHCQLSTNTKIFSNSSTAFGADPNTNIDPVCMGLPGVLPVLNEKVLEYAVKAGLALNCQIAKYSKFDRKQYFYPDLPKNYQISQYDLPIAEHGWLEIELVDADGNPLRKKIGITRLHMEEDAGKLVHAGSDRLSGSTYSLVDYNRAGVPLVEIVSEPDLRSGQEAAEYAQELRRIVRYIGVSDGNMQEGSLRCDVNISVRPIGQKEFGTKVEIKNMNSFNAIQRAIEYEIERQIAAVEAGDRIIQETRLWEETSQRTISMRVKEGSSDYRYFPEPDLAPIEVTNEQLASWRSTLPELPAEKRHRYESDLGLSPYDARVLTEETTVAAYFEEAIALGANPKQAANWIMGDIAAYLNKQKLSITEIALTPTNLAKVITLIEKGTIGSNKAKEKLPELLAGNSPDEVFKGEEKISDASVLEPIIDQIIAANPKELEKYKSGKTNLKGFFVGQVLKQTGGRADPKLTNELVDQKLNA from the coding sequence ATGACTTCATCTGCTCTTGTAAAAACTGAGTACGAAGCGATTATTGGTCTAGAAACCCATTGTCAGCTCAGTACTAACACCAAGATTTTCTCTAATAGTTCTACGGCTTTTGGTGCTGACCCCAATACTAACATTGACCCGGTTTGTATGGGTCTACCTGGGGTATTACCCGTACTCAACGAAAAAGTATTAGAATACGCTGTGAAAGCGGGTTTAGCCCTAAATTGCCAAATCGCTAAATATAGCAAGTTTGACCGCAAACAGTATTTTTATCCGGATTTACCGAAAAATTATCAAATTTCTCAATACGACTTGCCGATCGCTGAACATGGCTGGTTAGAAATTGAGTTAGTCGATGCTGATGGTAATCCGCTGCGGAAAAAAATCGGCATCACCCGTTTGCACATGGAAGAAGATGCGGGAAAATTAGTTCACGCGGGAAGCGATCGCCTTAGTGGTTCTACTTATTCTCTGGTAGACTATAACCGAGCAGGTGTGCCTTTGGTAGAAATTGTCTCCGAACCAGATTTGCGTTCCGGACAAGAAGCGGCTGAATATGCTCAAGAATTACGCCGCATTGTCCGCTATATCGGTGTAAGCGATGGCAACATGCAAGAAGGTTCTCTCCGGTGTGATGTCAACATCTCTGTGCGTCCGATTGGACAAAAAGAGTTTGGCACGAAGGTGGAAATTAAGAATATGAACTCTTTCAATGCCATTCAAAGAGCGATAGAATACGAAATTGAACGCCAAATTGCCGCAGTAGAAGCAGGCGATCGCATTATTCAAGAAACTCGTCTTTGGGAAGAAACTTCTCAACGCACTATTAGTATGCGCGTTAAAGAAGGTTCCAGCGATTATCGCTATTTCCCTGAACCAGATTTAGCACCGATTGAAGTAACAAACGAACAATTAGCATCTTGGCGTAGTACACTACCAGAATTACCAGCAGAAAAACGCCATCGTTATGAATCTGATTTGGGACTTTCACCTTACGATGCACGAGTGTTGACTGAGGAAACTACTGTTGCTGCGTATTTTGAAGAAGCTATCGCACTTGGTGCAAATCCCAAACAAGCTGCTAACTGGATTATGGGCGATATTGCCGCCTACCTCAACAAGCAAAAACTCAGCATCACCGAAATTGCCCTTACTCCTACCAACTTAGCAAAAGTTATCACTCTCATTGAAAAAGGTACCATCGGCAGTAACAAAGCAAAAGAAAAATTACCAGAGTTGCTAGCTGGTAATTCTCCCGATGAAGTATTTAAAGGTGAAGAGAAAATCTCTGACGCTAGCGTACTCGAACCGATTATCGACCAAATCATCGCCGCCAATCCCAAAGAACTAGAAAAATACAAAAGCGGTAAAACCAACCTCAAAGGCTTTTTTGTCGGACAAGTTCTCAAACAAACTGGTGGACGCGCAGATCCGAAACTGACTAACGAATTGGTAGATCAAAAGTTGAACGCTTAG
- the argJ gene encoding bifunctional ornithine acetyltransferase/N-acetylglutamate synthase yields the protein MNDWQEITGGVTAPRGYRAAGITAGLKPSGLPDLALIVSDVEAIAAGVFTSCQVKAACVDYCRQRLQAKHSARAILCNAGQANAATGNSGWLDALECAMLLGQELNMPSESILLASTGVIGQRIKMEPLRSGIPKLVAALSETGSDAAAGAIITTDLVTKSIALETSIGDRPVRIGGIAKGSGMIHPNMATMLAFVTCDAAVAPTLWQQMLSRAADRSFNSITVDGDTSTNDSLIALANGQSRTPAITEMGAEAEKLEAMLTAVCQHLAKAIARDGEGATCLIEVQVTGATDEQAANQIAKTIAGSSLVKSAIFGRDPNWGRIAAAAGRAGIPFEQENLQIKLGDFLMMKNGQPIPFDRAAASAYLKQAAANASKPQDMMATNMSNDLSGDRSTIKAQSLDNPVIIAVSVGNGHGSGKAWGCDLSYDYVKINAEYTT from the coding sequence ATGAATGACTGGCAGGAAATTACTGGTGGTGTGACAGCACCTAGAGGTTATCGGGCAGCAGGTATTACCGCAGGTTTGAAACCTTCGGGATTGCCGGATTTGGCTTTGATAGTATCAGATGTAGAGGCGATCGCAGCTGGTGTATTCACCAGCTGTCAAGTAAAAGCTGCTTGCGTAGATTATTGTCGCCAACGCTTGCAAGCAAAGCATAGCGCTCGTGCTATACTCTGCAACGCGGGACAAGCAAATGCGGCAACGGGTAACTCTGGCTGGTTAGATGCTTTAGAATGTGCAATGCTATTAGGGCAAGAGTTAAATATGCCTTCAGAATCGATTCTGCTTGCTTCTACGGGCGTAATCGGTCAGAGAATTAAGATGGAACCTTTGCGGAGTGGGATTCCCAAGCTGGTGGCAGCATTATCAGAAACAGGTTCAGATGCAGCAGCTGGGGCGATTATCACCACCGATTTAGTCACAAAATCCATCGCATTAGAGACAAGTATAGGCGATCGCCCGGTGCGAATTGGTGGCATTGCTAAAGGTTCGGGGATGATTCATCCGAATATGGCAACGATGTTAGCATTTGTCACTTGTGATGCCGCAGTTGCACCTACTCTGTGGCAACAAATGTTAAGTCGCGCAGCAGATAGAAGCTTTAATTCGATTACCGTAGATGGTGATACTAGTACCAATGATAGCTTGATTGCGCTTGCCAACGGTCAATCTCGCACCCCAGCAATTACGGAAATGGGTGCAGAAGCGGAAAAATTAGAAGCGATGTTAACAGCAGTATGCCAGCATTTAGCAAAAGCGATCGCTCGTGATGGTGAAGGTGCAACTTGTCTGATTGAAGTGCAAGTTACTGGTGCAACCGATGAACAAGCAGCAAATCAAATCGCTAAAACCATCGCCGGCTCATCTTTAGTTAAGTCTGCCATATTTGGACGCGATCCAAACTGGGGACGCATCGCTGCTGCTGCCGGACGTGCGGGTATTCCTTTTGAGCAAGAAAACCTGCAAATTAAGTTAGGGGATTTCTTGATGATGAAGAATGGTCAACCAATACCATTTGATCGGGCAGCAGCGAGTGCTTATTTAAAACAAGCAGCAGCGAATGCTTCTAAACCACAAGATATGATGGCTACGAATATGAGTAATGATTTGTCGGGGGATAGAAGTACAATCAAAGCTCAAAGTTTAGATAATCCGGTGATAATTGCAGTCAGCGTTGGTAATGGACACGGTTCGGGTAAAGCTTGGGGTTGTGATTTGAGTTACGACTATGTAAAAATTAACGCCGAGTATACAACTTAA
- a CDS encoding AAA family ATPase codes for MNFLKSPQRISVVGTSGSGKTTLAKQISQRLRIPHIELDYLHWQPNWVEVPNDVMREKVSQALSGNAWVVDGNYSMVRDIVWGKADTVVWLDYSLSVVISRIIWRTFQRVVKQQEVCNGNRETWKTTFSRDSIILWALQTYHKNRRQYALLLQKPEYAHLNIVHLRYSYGVTSFDGDATRT; via the coding sequence ATGAATTTTCTCAAATCTCCGCAACGCATTTCTGTAGTTGGGACTAGCGGTTCTGGTAAGACGACTTTAGCGAAGCAAATTTCACAGCGTCTTAGGATTCCTCATATAGAACTAGATTATCTGCACTGGCAACCGAATTGGGTGGAAGTGCCGAATGATGTGATGAGAGAAAAAGTTTCTCAAGCGCTTTCGGGCAATGCTTGGGTAGTAGATGGAAATTACAGCATGGTGCGCGATATTGTTTGGGGAAAAGCTGATACAGTTGTCTGGTTAGACTATTCCTTATCAGTCGTCATAAGTCGTATAATTTGGCGGACATTTCAGCGGGTGGTGAAGCAACAAGAAGTCTGCAATGGCAACCGTGAAACTTGGAAAACCACCTTCAGCCGTGATTCAATAATTTTATGGGCGCTTCAAACTTATCATAAAAATCGCAGGCAATATGCGCTGCTATTGCAAAAACCTGAGTATGCACATCTTAATATTGTGCATTTGCGATACTCCTACGGAGTCACTTCTTTTGACGGAGACGCTACGCGAACGTGA
- a CDS encoding Uma2 family endonuclease: MSNLQTKIPTDTWIPATWDEYIQEIENPAREKAKGYYYNGKMRIEMPPIGNDHASDHTIVILAASNYAAIKNIPMNGKDNCTYRKTGFNEAQPDVSYYVGENADVIPWGTSIINLDNYPPPNLVIEVANTSLADDKGEKRLLYEELGVDEYWIIDVRNVQVIAFAVENGGSRKITQSLVLPGLAISLLEEAFRRGASQFGKKMGRRQEYSRL; encoded by the coding sequence ATGAGTAACTTACAAACAAAAATACCGACTGATACATGGATACCCGCAACGTGGGATGAATACATCCAAGAAATTGAAAATCCGGCACGCGAAAAAGCCAAAGGCTACTACTACAACGGCAAAATGAGGATTGAAATGCCACCGATAGGTAATGACCACGCTAGCGATCATACAATCGTTATCCTTGCTGCTAGCAACTACGCAGCTATTAAAAATATTCCCATGAATGGCAAGGATAACTGCACCTACCGAAAAACAGGCTTTAATGAGGCGCAACCTGATGTATCTTACTACGTTGGTGAAAATGCTGATGTCATTCCTTGGGGAACTTCTATTATCAACCTCGATAACTATCCACCGCCAAATTTAGTAATTGAAGTTGCAAATACTTCTTTAGCAGATGATAAAGGTGAAAAACGCCTGCTGTATGAAGAATTAGGAGTAGATGAATACTGGATTATAGATGTGCGGAATGTCCAAGTTATTGCTTTTGCGGTAGAAAATGGCGGTAGTCGCAAAATTACTCAATCTCTGGTTTTACCTGGTTTAGCAATTTCTCTTTTAGAAGAGGCTTTCCGACGGGGAGCATCCCAATTTGGCAAAAAGATGGGAAGAAGACAAGAATATTCGCGATTGTAA
- a CDS encoding ISKra4 family transposase (programmed frameshift) has protein sequence MTPEDKELLDTHVKAIAKILYENTPSEKTETFEGIETAVRDQVLEHVSPKIAFFVGEKTGTTKGKTRTIRSCVGKIKVTNKQASRLGIEPYRRFSPLLEKCCLLLAANESFQDAENDLKVLTGIEVGHSTHHRQVKKVELSAPNVKQKLTEVCLDGGKVRLRSEKKGQPTYWKEYKTGRLQGIYYGAFFQDNLSLTDWVNSQNIGKTLYCLGDGHDGIWNLFEKIADPKCRQEILDWYHLKENLYKIQATKKFLVDIEAELWYGQVEQAITKLNNSKYVGVTQFTNYLRKHRHRLVNYMYFQAEQLSSIGSGAVESAVKQIDKRLQIVGAQWKYDFIPYMLDLRCAYLNGKLAPTLCNVK, from the exons ATGACCCCGGAAGATAAAGAACTTTTAGATACCCACGTCAAAGCGATCGCGAAGATTCTGTATGAAAACACGCCTTCGGAAAAAACAGAAACCTTTGAAGGCATAGAAACAGCCGTTCGCGATCAAGTTCTGGAACACGTCAGTCCGAAAATCGCC TTTTTTGTCGGAGAAAAGACTGGAACAACGAAGGGTAAAACACGGACAATAAGGAGTTGTGTTGGTAAGATTAAAGTCACAAATAAACAGGCATCTCGTTTGGGAATAGAACCGTATCGGCGATTTAGCCCCTTACTTGAAAAGTGCTGTTTGTTACTTGCAGCGAACGAGTCATTCCAGGACGCAGAGAATGACCTTAAGGTTCTAACAGGGATAGAAGTTGGTCATAGTACGCATCATCGCCAAGTCAAAAAAGTCGAATTATCTGCCCCAAACGTCAAACAGAAATTAACAGAAGTTTGTTTGGATGGTGGAAAGGTGCGACTTCGTTCCGAAAAAAAAGGTCAGCCTACATATTGGAAAGAGTATAAAACGGGACGATTACAGGGGATTTATTACGGAGCCTTTTTTCAAGATAATCTCTCGTTAACTGATTGGGTCAACAGCCAAAACATTGGTAAAACTCTTTACTGCTTGGGAGATGGACATGATGGAATTTGGAACCTGTTTGAAAAAATTGCTGACCCAAAATGTAGGCAAGAAATCCTCGATTGGTATCATTTGAAAGAAAATCTGTATAAAATACAGGCTACTAAAAAATTTCTCGTAGACATTGAAGCTGAACTTTGGTACGGACAAGTGGAACAAGCAATTACCAAACTCAACAACAGTAAATATGTAGGAGTTACCCAATTTACAAACTATCTACGTAAACATAGACATCGTTTGGTCAATTATATGTATTTCCAGGCGGAACAATTAAGCTCGATTGGTTCAGGAGCAGTAGAGTCAGCCGTTAAGCAGATCGATAAGCGACTACAAATAGTTGGAGCGCAGTGGAAGTATGATTTCATACCATATATGCTCGATTTGCGTTGTGCTTATTTAAATGGCAAACTAGCCCCCACTTTATGTAATGTAAAATAA
- a CDS encoding transposase, with product MPRSRANDTEQDKLARFERIKKAIIALEKQQALLLKQGDLAASGAWVARYQVRQNLKKYWYYKLQVPIPYFQCATSDKLSKYKHLGKAGTQEHLDAVMSVFRRSVWDEIQRIIHTLDDCLLDISSGSEQESEEAQD from the coding sequence ATGCCAAGATCAAGAGCCAACGATACTGAACAGGATAAATTAGCTCGATTTGAGCGGATTAAAAAGGCGATTATAGCCTTAGAAAAACAACAAGCACTTTTATTAAAGCAGGGTGATCTGGCTGCATCCGGGGCTTGGGTAGCGCGTTATCAAGTCCGGCAAAACCTGAAGAAATATTGGTACTACAAATTACAAGTGCCAATCCCATACTTCCAATGCGCGACATCAGACAAGCTCAGTAAATACAAGCATTTGGGCAAAGCTGGTACTCAAGAACATCTTGATGCTGTTATGTCTGTTTTTAGACGTTCTGTTTGGGATGAAATACAGAGAATAATTCATACCCTTGATGACTGTTTGCTAGATATTAGTTCTGGATCTGAGCAAGAATCAGAAGAAGCACAAGATTGA
- a CDS encoding PHP domain-containing protein — MVVNFARTSTSRELLKEVFQNIDAESCPRCFNFHMHTVHSDGRLQPTALMEQAIAIGLKGFAITDHHSINGYRAAQAWLEDWKWNNGSANSPHLWSGVEINATCLNVEVHILGYAFEPEHPSIKRYLQRKIATGEDYQIASVIAAIHNAGGLAVLAHPARYRRSHFDLIPAAAEAGIDGVETYYAYNNPNPWRASALESKQVQQLANEFNLYNTCGTDTHGLSLLQRL; from the coding sequence ATGGTTGTAAATTTTGCCCGAACTTCTACTTCCAGGGAACTTTTAAAAGAAGTATTCCAGAACATCGACGCAGAAAGCTGTCCGAGGTGTTTTAACTTTCACATGCATACTGTCCATTCTGATGGCAGGTTGCAGCCGACTGCATTGATGGAACAGGCGATCGCTATTGGTTTAAAAGGATTTGCCATCACAGACCATCATAGTATTAACGGCTACCGAGCAGCACAAGCTTGGTTAGAAGACTGGAAGTGGAACAACGGGAGTGCAAATTCTCCTCACCTGTGGAGTGGTGTAGAAATTAATGCCACATGTTTGAATGTGGAAGTTCACATTTTGGGTTATGCTTTCGAGCCAGAACACCCCAGTATTAAACGCTATCTGCAAAGAAAGATTGCTACAGGTGAAGATTATCAGATAGCTAGCGTGATTGCAGCGATTCACAATGCTGGGGGATTAGCGGTACTCGCTCATCCAGCTCGTTATAGGCGATCGCATTTTGACTTAATTCCTGCTGCTGCTGAGGCTGGTATTGATGGTGTGGAAACGTATTACGCCTACAATAATCCTAATCCTTGGCGAGCAAGTGCCTTAGAATCAAAACAGGTACAACAGCTAGCTAATGAATTTAATCTTTACAACACTTGTGGTACTGATACTCACGGTTTAAGTCTGCTGCAACGATTATAA